One part of the Vicia villosa cultivar HV-30 ecotype Madison, WI unplaced genomic scaffold, Vvil1.0 ctg.001616F_1_1, whole genome shotgun sequence genome encodes these proteins:
- the LOC131636013 gene encoding uncharacterized protein LOC131636013 isoform X5 — protein sequence MGSFLLDLAKSYVEQLINKVIAESRYICCFTCIAKDFEEEKVRLEVERETFERHIEEATRRGEVILPDARAWKEEVDQLIQEDTKKRQKCFFESCPHCLWRYTRGKFLANKKEQIKELMVKRKGLTIGLPAHLPDIERFTTQHYVHLKSRETQYRKLLVELKDDNNYMIGLHGMGGTGKTTLIKKVGKELKESKQFTLVIFTTVSSSPNIKKIQDDIAKPLGLKFDNYNDTDRTEKLWNRLTNGEKILLILDDVWDKVNFEEIGIPFSDNHKGCRIVVTTRSQLVCHNLGCNKIIQLDLISNEDAWIMFKKFANLCETTSTNFFLDRGRKIANECKNLPIAIAVIASSLKGKKLQQHREEWDMALKFLKKDISRHKDRDDVLEIYKCLKFSYDKLDEETKNLFLLCSVFREDEEILIESLARHAIGGGLFGEVYGSYEETRRQLVISKNKLLDSCLLLEAGQRRVKMHDFVRDAAQWIANKEIQTRKVYDKNQKEMIEKEKNIKYLLCEGEAKEIFSCKFDGSKVKILIVIFYVHFDIEIKVPNSFFENNISLRVFNLRSGDGLSAIISLPQSMQQLKNIRSLMFAQCVLGDISIFGKLQSLEELDLYQCEINELPNGIAELKKFGFLKLEWCSIGGNNPFEVIKRCSSLQELYFIDNFEFSYGEITFPKLLQRFRVSDSEINSSRSKYVSIERRKELFLSETTFKYCMQEAEVLRLTRIEGEWRNIIPDIVHMDHGMNDLVELGLCSMSQLKFLINTKHPHSQVSNVFSKLVVLRLTEMENLKELCNGSLSVDSFKSLESLSIDNCKQLGSLSGIANQCNLRSVSLMSCPMLISLFEVSTSHNLVLLEKLEVIDCENLEYLIKDERNGETFESNSSNPMFMKLNVLEILGCPKFEIIFPLISAHDLPALKSIKVEICDKLKYIFGQYVELGSLEDMKLGCVPNFIDIFPECNRTMSFFVNRSSPISISASKPTTHSNTIKCSILSWTDRYCCGKKLRSTTSSKIPLIDENQPHIKLMKSNSNCLSINIWELSKILCNVKKIELTDLRKIKSVFVLSFAPMLLEVLIIERCHELKHIIIDTGDDDDSTGGNNYGNVFPKLKKLVIDDCMQLECIFGHYNNDHPNHTERIFCVNEVNEQQVNSGLKNILCPFAGPENSFALLNLTKVIIIRCEKLQIIFPASMLRCLPQLDELIIRDCEELKHIFQDDLEYQNMSSSTTCFPKLKALVVEKCNKLKYVFPVSICDQLPELRVLFIIEAKELENIFKSSEGEGIEIVRIPNLKLVVTLGLPSLFQTQEIQFQRAKYRFIKNCDKLSLTSTSTELNLQLFWSNCADIPDFEWSYYLYNRVQELVTEIEVEAASKDEMTSPQMKVKQTQETDQELVFENVVGQVTPLVAILPTNSEAPRNEQSVDQQSPLEETDATVTPSQLEGSMSEKAAGTKNVSPKQQGIEISDEEKTTSANTKIITSSTRLESQGIKISVEQGATSTNSKEITSSGPTVTSEHNNSSQAPINERTMDQQNSLEKTDTTVTPSPELINEQSTTQQQSFGESQATIKPSQGNNGSSSEKIAAATLSPISETKNESPKQKDIKISVEGGAASTNVKTLAASTSKREKLSHDIEISGEQGTTSTNSKATTLSIPIVTSEHNSSLYMEYGNDQTPLQSFSISTKEPLAMDVVDHGGPLQTNQIINLGDTSQIVEDSGSSLLVRRELEQLVSENHLNYETLSLLTDFLVKHPSVLLKNTLLTNRLKGYAYTCLADLLKFLQTHSVLDVLGSSHSEFVKLVQDVRTFSFNEEWLNSVEKRALFPDMQFSRDAMQKLLDSKKQVTKEIEEMRLKLYFFNQHVEDIKHQLTSSEAILVSIIQQEEQVLETTAALSVPLGY from the exons ATGGGGAGTTTCTTGCTTGACTTGGCGAAATCATATGTGGAGCAATTGATAAATAAGGTGATTGCAGAATCAAGATATATTTGTTGCTTCACATGCATTGCTAAGGATTTCGAAGAAGAAAAAGTTAGATTGGAAGTAGAAAGGGAAACTTTTGAGCGACACATTGAAGAGGCAACAAGAAGAGGGGAAGTTATTCTACCCGATGCTCGTGCTTGGAAAGAGGAAGTTGATCAGCTCATTCAAGAAGATAccaaaaaaagacaaaaatgtttttttgaaTCCTGTCCTCATTGCTTATGGAGATATACTAGAGGAAAATTTCTGGCAAATAAGAAGGAGCAAATTAAAGAATTGATGGTAAAAAGAAAGGGACTTACAATTGGACTCCCTGCTCATCTTCCTGATATTGAACGATTTACGACCCAACACTATGTGCATCTTAAAAGCAGAGAAACTCAATACAGAAAGCTTTTGGTCGAACTCAAAGATGACAACAATTATATGATTGGGTTGCATGGAATGGGAGGCACGGGGAAAACTACATTGATCAAGAAAGTGGGTAAGGAACTTAAGGAATCAAAACAATTTACTCTGGTCATTTTTACGACTGTGTCATCGTCTCCCAATATTAAAAAGATTCAAGATGATATTGCCAAGCCTTTGGGATTGAAATTTGATAACTATAATGATACAGATCGAACTGAAAAACTATGGAACAGATTAACCAATGGTGAGAAGATTCTTCTAATATTGGATGACGTGTGGGACAAAGTAAATTTTGAAGAAATTGGAATTCCGTTTAGTGACAATCACAAAGGTTGTAGGATTGTTGTAACCACACGCAGTCAGTTGGTGTGCCACAATTTAGGGTGCAATAAGATAATCCAACTAGATCTCATATCTAATGAAGATGCATGGATCATGTTCAAAAAGTTTGCTAATCTATGTGAAACCACCTCAACAAACTTTTTTCTTGACAGGGGCCGTAAAATTGCAAATGAATGCAAAAACCTACCTATTGCAATTGCTGTTATCGCTAGTAGTTTGAAGGGAAAAAAACTTCAGCAACATCGTGAGGAATGGGACATGGCCTTAAAATTCTTAAAAAAAGACATCTCAAGGCACAAGGATCGTGATGATGTTCTTGAAATTTATAAATGCTTGAAATTTAGCTATGATAAGTTGGATGAAGAGACCAAGAATCTATTCCTTTTGTGTTCTGTATTTCgagaagatgaagaaattttAATTGAAAGTTTAGCTAGACATGCCATCGGAGGAGGCCTTTTTGGGGAAGTTTATGGCAGCTACGAAGAAACCCGAAGACAATTAGTTATATCCAAAAACAAACTCCTAGATTCTTGTTTATTGTTGGAGGCCGGTCAAAGGAGAGTGAAAATGCACGACTTCGTTCGTGATGCAGCCCAATGGATAGCGAATAAAGAGATTCAAACAAGAAAAGTGTATGacaaaaatcaaaaggaaatgattgaaaaggaaaaaaatattaaatatttgctATGCGAAGGAGAGGCAAAGGAGATATTTTCTTGCAAGTTTGATGGTTCCAAGGTTAAGATTCTAATTGTCATCTTCTATGTGCATTTTGATATAGAAATTAAAGTCCCAaattcattttttgaaaataatatcagTCTTCGAGTTTTTAATTTACGCAGTGGTGATGGTTTGAGTGCTATTATATCATTACCTCAATCAATGCAACAATTGAAGAATATCCGATCTCTTATGTTTGCACAGTGTGTTTTGGGTGACATCTCTATCTTTGGAAAGCTGCAAAGTCTTGAGGAACTTGATTTGTATCAATGTGAAATTAATGAATTGCCTAATGGAATTGCAGAACTAAAGAaatttggatttttgaaattggAATGGTGTTCAATTGGTGGGAATAATCCATTTGAAGTGATTAAAAGATGCTCATCACTTCAAGAGTTGTACTTCATAGATAACTTTGAATTTTCTTATGGAGAAATAACTTTTCCTAAATTATTGCAGAGGTTTCGTGTAAGTGACAGTGAAATTAATTCTTCACGATCAAAGTATGTGTCTATTGAACGGAGGAAAGAGCTTTTCCTATCTGAAACAACATTTAAGTATTGTATGCAAGAAGCAGAGGTTCTTAGACTAACAAGAATCGAGGGGGAATGGAGAAATATCATACCTGATATTGTTCATATGGATCACGGTATGAATGATCTAGTTGAGCTTGGCTTATGTTCCATGTCACAACTAAAGTTCCTCATTAACACTAAGCATCCTCATTCTCAAGTATCAAATGTTTTCTCCAAGTTGGTTGTGTTACGTCTAACAGAAATGGAAAATTTGAAAGAGTTGTGTAATGGTTCTCTTTCCGTTGACTCTTTTAAGAGTTTAGAGAGTCTCTCTATAGATAATTGCAAACAGTTGGGAAGCTTATCGGGGATTGCAAACCAATGCAATCTAAGGAGCGTGTCATTGATGAGTTGTCCCATGTTGATCTCCCTATTTGAAGTGTCAACTTCTCATAATCTAGTGTTGTTAGAGAAATTAGAAGTAATAGATTGTGAGAATCTTGAATACTTAataaaagatgaaagaaatgggGAAACATTTGAAAGCAACAGTAGCaatccaatgtttatgaaattGAATGTTCTTGAAATTCTGGGCTGTCCAAAATTTGAAATAATATTTCCGCTTATCTCTGCTCATGATCTTCCTGCACTAAAATCTATCAAGGTGGAAATATGTGATAAGTTAAAATACATATTTGGTCAATATGTCGAACTTGGGTCCCTAGAAGATATGAAGCTTGGCTGTGTACCCAATTTTATTGACATTTTTCCAGAATGTAATCGTACAATGTCTTTCTTTGTTAATAGGTCATCTCCTATTTCTATATCTGCTTCCAAGCCAACTACACACTCAAACACTATCAAATGCAGCATCTTGTCATGGACTGATAGGTATTGTTGTGGTAAAAAATTGAGGAGTACCACAAGTTCTAAAATTCCATTGATTGATGAGAATCAACCGCACATCAAATTAATG AAATCAAACTCAAATTGTCTTAGCATAAACATTTGGGAGCTATCTAAGATCCTATGCAATGTTAAAAAGATTGAGTTGACTGATTTGAGGAAGATAAAATCAGTATTTGTCCTATCTTTTGCTCCAATGTTGTTGGAAGTTTTGATAATTGAGAGATGTCATGAATTGAAGCACATAATAATAGACACGggagatgatgatgatagtacTGGTGGAAATAATTATGGCAATGTCTTCCCAAAATTAAAAAAGCTCGTTATTGATGATTGCATGCAATTAGAGTGCATATTTGGACACTACAATAACGATCATCCAAACCACACTGAAAGAATATTTTGTGTCAATGAAGTAAATGAACAACAAGTGAACTCaggattgaagaatattttgTGTCCGTTTGCAGGTCCCGAAAATTCTTTTGCCCTCCTGAATCTAACAAAGGTAATAATTATTAGATGTGAAAAATTGCAAATAATTTTCCCTGCTTCTATGTTAAGATGCCTACCACAATTGGATGAGTTAATCATACGTGACTGTGAGGAGTTGAAACATATCTTCCAAGATGATTTGGAGTATCAAAATATGTCGTCTTCAACAACATGCTTCCCAAAGCTAAAAGCACTTGTTGTAGAAAAATGCAACAAATTGAAATATGTGTTTCCAGTCTCTATTTGTGACCAACTTCCTGAGTTAAGGGTTCTATTCATAATAGAAGCAAAAGAGTTAGAGAATATATTTAAAAGTAGTGAAGGTGAGGGAATTGAGATTGTCAGGATTCCAAATTTGAAACTTGTAGTAACTTTGGGTCTACCAAGCCTCTTCCAGACACAGGAAATTCAATTTCAGAGAGCAAAATATCGTTTTATAAAGAATTGTGATAAACTctctttgacttcaacatcaacaGAGCTCAACCTCCAGCTCTTTTGGAGTAACTGTGCTGATATTCCAG ATTTTGAATGGAGTTATTATTTGTACAATCGAGTTCAAGAGTTAGTTACTGAGATTGAAGTTGAAGCAGCATCAAAAGATGAGATGACTTCTCCACAG ATGAAAGTAAAACAAACACAAGAGACAGACCAAGAACTTGTTTTTGAAAATGTTGTTGGTCAAGTGACACCATTAGTAGCAATACTACCAACAAATTCAGAA GCACCGAGGAATGAACAATCAGTTGATCAACAAAGTCCACTTGAAGAAACTGATGCTACTGTCACACCTTCACAG TTGGAGGGTTCAATGTCTGAAAAAGCTGCGGGAACAAAGAATGTGTCACCTAAACAACAA GGTATTGAGATAAGTGATGAAGAAAAAACTACATCAGCTAATACAAAGATAATAACATCATCAACTCGTTTAGAATCA CAGGGTATCAAGATAAGTGTTGAACAAGGAGCTACATCAACCAATTCCAAGGAAATAACATCATCAGGTCCAACAGTTACTTCTGAGCATAATAATTCATCACAG GCACCAATTAATGAACGAACAATGGATCAACAAAATTCACTTGAAAAAACTGACACTACTGTTACACCTTCACCG GAGTTGATAAATGAACAATCAACGACCCAACAACAATCATTTGGAGAATCTCAAGCAACAATTAAACCTTCTCAAGGAAACAAT GGTTCATCGTCAGAAAAAATAGCAGCAGCAACTTTATCCCCCATCTCTGAAACAAAGAATGAGTCACCTAAACAAAAG GATATCAAAATAAGTGTTGAAGGAGGAGCTGCATCAACTAATGTTAAGACATTAGCAGCATCAACTTCTAAGCGTGAAAAACTTTCTCAT GATATAGAGATAAGTGGTGAACAAGGAACTACATCAACCAATTCCAAGGCAACAACATTGTCAATTCCAATAGTTACTTCTGAGCATAATAGTTCATTGTATATG GAATATGGTAATGACCAAACACCCCTTCAATCTTTTTCAATTTCAACAAAAGAGCCACTTGCCATGGATGTTGTTGATCATGGAGGCCCACTGCAAACAAATCAGATTATAAATCTAG GGGACACTTCTCAAATAGTAGAAGATTCAGGTTCTTCTTTGCTTGTCAGGAGGGAGCTTGAGCAACTAGTCTCCGAGAATCATTTGAATTATGAAACCTTGTCTCTATTGACCGATTTTCTTGTGAAGCATCCTTCTGTTCTTTTAAAGAACACTTTACTTACTAATAGATTAAAGGGTTATGCATACACCTGCCTTGCTGATTTGttgaaattcctccaaacacATAGCGTGCTTGATGTCTTAGGTTCAAGTCACTCCGAATTTGTTAAATTAGTACAAGATGTGCGCACATTTTCTTTTAACGAGGAGTGGCTGAATAGTGTTGAAAAACGCGCTTTGTTTCCTGATATGCAATTCTCTCGAGATGCGATGCAAAAACTTTTGGATTCTAAGAAACAAGTTACCAAGGAAATCGAAGAGATGCGTTTGAAGTTGTATTTTTTCAATCAACATGTGGAAGATATTAAGCATCAATTGACATCCTCTGAAGCTATTTTGGTGAGTATCATTCAACAAGAGGAACAAGTTTTAGAAACTACGGCAGCGCTAAGTGTTCCTCTTGGCTATTAG